One stretch of Manis pentadactyla isolate mManPen7 chromosome 10, mManPen7.hap1, whole genome shotgun sequence DNA includes these proteins:
- the LOC118927186 gene encoding nuclear envelope pore membrane protein POM 121C-like, translated as MCFPRCAGWRSQEACAVSRSFQSGVQAFDSEDRSSWEQPGSFSNVSIAGGKDSQAAQIHNAPDPWSKEAVLLALERWKRKKRTVEEEEDQTSTAGQEDKRRCHDSSGSGHSAFKPEVANGVPAAFVPEPGPLKRGLSSQSSDGELRKRTCTSAVSCSKGTCACGIRMSSRNAITSSYTSTGGISQLWKRRPSASPFSSPASSRSQTPESPEKKMREEDSPQGSGSSAPPVNKESQGEQDTTTCREQNSWDSPATPSSSQPHRRKFPLVPSRRGIPLILPPAPWIGRSITVEEYYQEKQAQSQWLKMIFEDKTATTSDFEATTQTTSSGPSTTSSHVTSGVSAGPAGSGDFVMSVSAPHSSSTTGAFDFVAGRSGRTGGTAHFWACLSENSLGAAGQSTLFAIYVASTPQNTSVLAAITSGSGAVTQTTSCGTSTSGFGSTISAPFTSRVSAGPTGSGGFGTSVAAPHSRSTTGAFGFDSGQSGRTGLKNPFWGALNPNSLGAAGQTPSAFHVASTPRNPPGFAAITSGSGAVTQTTSCGTSTSGFGSTISVPFTSMVSAVPTGSGGFGTKLPPTAAPPLGDLTLAQD; from the exons ATGTGCTTCCCACGCTGTGCCGGATGGCGGTCACAGGAAGCGTGTGCTGTCTCGCGGTCATTCCAGAGTGGTGTGCAGGCCTTCGACAGTGAGGATCGCTCCTCCTGGGAGCAACCTGGCTCATTTTCCAATGTAAGCATTGCTGGAGGAAAAGACTCCCA AGCAGCGCAGATCCATAATGCCCCAGACCCGTGGTCAAAGGAGGCTGTTCTGCTTGCCCTCGAAcgttggaagaggaagaaaaggacagtggaggaggaggaagaccaaaCATCTACTGCTGGTCAGGAGGACAAAAGAAG GTGCCATGACAGCAGTGGGAGTGGCCATTCAGCTTTTAAGCCTGAGGTGGCCAACGGAGTCCCTGCTGCTTTTGTGCCTGA GCCTGGGCCTCTGAAGAGAGGCCTCAGTTCCCAGAGCTCAGATGGCGAGCTGCGTAAGAGAACCTGCACCTCTGCTGTGAGCTGCTCGAAGGGCACATGCGCATGTGGCATCCGTATGTCCAGCCGCAATGCGATTACCAGTTCCTACACTTCTACTGGAGGCATCTCTCAG CTGTGGAAGAGGCGTCCCAGTGCCTCACCCTTCTCCAGCCCAGCCTCATCCCGCTCACAGACACCAGAGagtccagaaaagaaaatgag AGAAGAGGACAGTCCTCAGGGATCTGGCTCTTCCGCTCCGCCGGTAAACAAGGAGTCCCAGGGAGAACAGG ATACAACCACATGTAGGGAGCAGAATTCCTGGGATTCTCCAGCAACACCCAGCAGCTCCCAGCCACACAGACGGAAGTTTCCCCTGGTGCCCTCCAGGCGAGGGATCCCGCTGATCTTG CCTCCAGCTCCCTGGATCGGCCGCTCGATCACAGTCGAAGAGTATTACCAGGAGAAGCAAGCTCAGTCACAGTGGCTGAAGATGATCTTCGAGGATAAGACTG CCACCACCTCGGACTTTGAAGCTAcgacccagaccaccagcagcGGTCCCAGCACAACCTCATCACACGTCACATccggggtgtcagcaggccccgctGGCAGCGGGGACTTTGTGATGAGCGTGtcagccccccacagcagctccaccactggggcatttgacTTTGTggcaggacggagtgggagaactggtggcACGGCCCATTTCTGGGCATGCCTGAGTGAGAACTCCCttggtgcagctggccagagcacactgtTTGCCATCTACGTGGCCAGCACACCTCAGAACACATCTGTgcttgcag ccatcacctctggctctggagctgtgacccagaccaccagctgcGGGAccagtacatcagggtttggcagcaccatctcagcgcccttcacatccagggtgtcagcaggccccactggcagtgggggctttgggacaagcgtggctgccccccacagccgctccaccactggggcatttggctttGACTCAGgacagagtgggagaactggtctcaagaaccctttctggggagccttgaatccaaactccctgggtgcagctggccagacaccctctgctttccatgtggccagcacgcctcggAACCcgcctgggtttgcag ccatcacctccggctctggagctgtgacccagaccaccagctgcGGGAccagtacatcagggtttggcagcaccatctcagtgcCCTTCACATCCATGGTGTCGGCAgtccccactggcagtgggggctttgggacaaagCTGCCCCCCACAGCCGCTCCACCACTGGGGGATTTGACTTTGGCTCAGGActga